In one Oscillospiraceae bacterium genomic region, the following are encoded:
- a CDS encoding ferrous iron transport protein B, which yields MSTQTERSPGTLEALAPGESGVILRVGSDKGPVKRRLVDMGLTPGTEITVRKIAPFGDPIEVNIRGYELSLRREDARQITMATGEEAQACQVIRRSRTGMVQRVPDEETLRRMNADHAHEAAEHGGTPDYASHDTREMKLALVGNPNCGKTTLFNALTGSNQYVGNWPGVTVEKKEGKAAVDGKPVTVVDLPGIYSLSPYSMEEIVARDFIVGERPDAIIDIVDATNIERNLYLTIQLLELERPMVIALNFMDEVEKHGDKIDVDALSRALGVPVIPITARSGDNVEELLRVAHKQMHVGVTVEPDDLYDDYTHQIHHKVGELIHDRAYAARIPAHWASVKLIEGDALVEKALGLDGATRRGLEAVCEEYEGAYVLGDRETLIADSRYQFIQRVVGLAVKKGLKRGELTLSDKIDAVVTQKWLAVPVFLLMMLLMFAVTFGPGQLLADGVDALIGGWFAGLVRTVLAAAQVAPWVESLLVDGVIAGVGGVLTFLPQIAILFLFLSFLEDSGYMARAAFIMDRLLRRFGLSGKAFIPMLMGFGCTVPAIMGARTMENDKDRRMTMMLIPFMSCSARLPVYALLTGAFFPRQGGLVVFSLYLLGLLLAIGSGIVLKKFVFKGEPAAFVLELPPYRLPTLKNITLHVWEKVRGFLLKAGTLILAMSVVIWFLQSFGWQGGITMVDAPEASFLGAIGGLIAPILTPLGFGTWQAAVALLTGLVAKEMVVSSMSMFYGFAVSASGTAVAAAMSGTFATPLAAYAFLVFVLLYVPCVAAVSTIRKEMNSAKWTLASIAWQLGAAYLVSLLVYQVGSLFLR from the coding sequence ATGAGCACACAGACAGAGCGCAGCCCGGGGACGCTGGAGGCCCTGGCGCCCGGCGAGAGCGGGGTTATCCTCCGGGTGGGCAGCGACAAGGGGCCGGTAAAGCGGCGCCTTGTGGATATGGGGCTGACCCCCGGCACGGAGATCACCGTGCGGAAAATCGCCCCCTTCGGGGACCCCATCGAGGTCAATATCCGGGGGTATGAGCTCTCGCTGCGGCGGGAGGACGCGCGGCAGATCACCATGGCCACCGGCGAGGAGGCCCAGGCCTGCCAGGTCATCCGCAGGAGCCGGACGGGCATGGTCCAGCGTGTGCCGGATGAGGAGACCTTGCGGCGCATGAACGCCGACCACGCCCACGAGGCGGCGGAGCACGGCGGCACGCCGGACTACGCCAGCCACGACACCCGGGAGATGAAGCTGGCCCTGGTGGGCAACCCCAACTGCGGCAAGACCACCCTCTTCAACGCCCTGACGGGCTCCAACCAGTATGTGGGCAACTGGCCCGGCGTGACGGTGGAGAAGAAGGAGGGCAAGGCGGCGGTGGACGGCAAGCCGGTCACGGTGGTGGACCTGCCCGGCATCTACTCCCTGTCCCCCTACTCCATGGAGGAGATCGTGGCCCGGGACTTCATCGTGGGGGAGCGGCCCGACGCCATCATCGACATCGTGGACGCCACCAATATCGAGCGCAACCTCTACTTAACCATCCAGCTCCTGGAGCTGGAGCGGCCCATGGTCATCGCCCTCAACTTTATGGACGAGGTGGAAAAGCACGGGGACAAAATCGACGTGGACGCCCTGTCGCGGGCCCTGGGCGTGCCGGTGATCCCCATCACCGCCCGCTCCGGGGACAACGTGGAGGAGCTGCTCCGGGTGGCCCACAAGCAGATGCACGTGGGCGTGACGGTGGAGCCGGATGACCTCTACGACGACTATACCCACCAGATCCACCACAAGGTGGGCGAGCTGATCCACGACCGGGCCTACGCCGCCCGCATCCCGGCCCACTGGGCCTCCGTCAAGCTCATCGAGGGGGACGCCCTTGTGGAGAAGGCCCTGGGGCTGGACGGCGCCACCCGGCGGGGGCTGGAGGCGGTGTGCGAGGAGTACGAGGGGGCCTACGTCCTGGGCGACCGGGAGACCCTCATCGCGGACAGCCGCTACCAGTTCATCCAGCGGGTGGTGGGCCTGGCGGTGAAGAAGGGGCTCAAGCGGGGGGAGCTGACCCTCTCGGACAAGATTGACGCCGTGGTCACCCAGAAGTGGCTGGCCGTGCCCGTGTTTCTCCTGATGATGCTGCTGATGTTCGCCGTGACCTTCGGGCCGGGGCAGCTCCTGGCCGACGGGGTGGACGCCCTCATCGGCGGCTGGTTCGCCGGGCTGGTGCGCACGGTGCTGGCGGCGGCCCAGGTGGCCCCGTGGGTGGAGTCCCTGTTGGTGGACGGCGTCATCGCCGGAGTGGGGGGCGTGCTCACCTTCCTGCCCCAGATCGCCATCCTCTTCCTCTTCCTGTCCTTTCTGGAGGACTCGGGCTACATGGCCCGGGCCGCCTTTATCATGGACCGCCTGCTGCGGCGCTTCGGCCTGAGCGGCAAGGCATTCATCCCCATGCTGATGGGCTTCGGCTGCACCGTGCCCGCCATCATGGGGGCGCGCACCATGGAGAACGACAAGGACCGGCGCATGACCATGATGCTCATCCCCTTCATGTCCTGCTCCGCCCGCCTGCCGGTGTACGCCCTGCTCACCGGGGCCTTCTTCCCCCGACAGGGGGGACTGGTGGTCTTTTCCCTGTACCTGCTGGGGCTGCTGCTGGCCATCGGATCGGGCATCGTGCTGAAAAAGTTTGTCTTTAAGGGGGAGCCCGCCGCCTTCGTGCTGGAGCTGCCCCCGTACCGCCTGCCCACCCTGAAAAACATCACACTGCACGTGTGGGAGAAGGTGCGCGGCTTCCTGCTCAAGGCGGGCACCCTTATCCTGGCCATGAGCGTGGTGATCTGGTTCCTCCAGTCCTTCGGCTGGCAGGGCGGGATAACCATGGTGGACGCGCCGGAGGCCTCCTTCCTGGGCGCCATAGGCGGCCTTATCGCCCCCATCCTGACGCCCCTGGGGTTCGGTACCTGGCAGGCCGCCGTGGCCCTGCTGACGGGCCTGGTGGCCAAGGAGATGGTGGTCTCCTCCATGAGTATGTTCTACGGCTTCGCCGTCAGCGCCAGCGGCACCGCCGTCGCGGCGGCCATGTCCGGCACCTTCGCCACCCCGCTGGCCGCCTACGCCTTCCTGGTGTTCGTGCTGCTCTATGTGCCCTGCGTGGCGGCGGTGTCCACCATCCGCAAGGAGATGAACAGCGCCAAATGGACCCTGGCCTCCATCGCCTGGCAGCTGGGTGCGGCCTATCTGGTGTCCCTGCTGGTGTACCAGGTGGGATCCCTGTTTCTGAGGTGA